The Novosphingobium sp. THN1 genome includes a window with the following:
- a CDS encoding TonB-dependent receptor, producing the protein MKIDNLKFMLLLGASMPAMTVPAAAMASEPAEAPPQAVEEALSNEIIVTATRQSQKLQDVAMTVNVATGEQLEKFKIFDVKDVAQLAPGLELTNTTGRNNTTTLRGITFDPDQGTGPAVQVYYNEIPSDAQTVYTAIYDIKQIEVLRGPQGLLRGLSAPAGAITIATRRPNFTKPEGYAELTGTTRDGYNAQMGASLPFSEKFAIRVAALVDGNRLNNVTNIQTGQRSQSRTESGRITLGWKPTDSFTGYLTYQYLEADNRQFQQVIGSGNAPYSQYFNIPVPGVGNVPAPLAGVFIPDTTIRSGPALTTDDYASVQDGRFRSVNKSHLVNLNLEYDLGAATASFVGAYQSSNIKTERDLDVTNALPGFVQYSNVDVPYKVATGELRLSSNNTEGLGWGLGAFYTKQTGTTVVNQDASQFWYAVNPNALVNLPFAAIGLPNVPGFTPFPLPNTLGIATRVNVPVYSQTWSFNANLRYRSGPLSIEGGVRYSILKNVQTTQLTLTGAVQDGPREIVPVNLQRNTNKPITGGVNISYAIMPDLNVFAAYGHSFRAGSTGVALPNGLSNDLIRTNPEKSDSFEAGIKGTIFDRRVNYAISGYYQKIDNFLSRFSGIYYNAPANQPQTGFFDFNYNADATIKGVEASFDGRVSDNWDLGVSAAYTKARFDNARVPCTDFAGTGVPNQNGTPKVTGNGNVSYCIAKGRLAEVPDFSLTANTELRLPMDSFTPFVRALFTYRPGFDSERAQFTYQSRELLNMFVGVRTNDGKWELDVFARNLLDQRRITVRGLGLGTVDSLIAGTFNSGYRQVNMTNPREFGATLKFNW; encoded by the coding sequence AATTCATGCTGCTGCTTGGAGCAAGCATGCCAGCGATGACCGTGCCGGCTGCCGCGATGGCCTCAGAACCTGCAGAAGCCCCACCACAGGCGGTAGAGGAAGCCCTGAGCAACGAAATCATCGTTACCGCCACCCGCCAGTCGCAGAAGCTGCAGGATGTGGCGATGACGGTAAACGTCGCAACAGGCGAGCAACTCGAAAAGTTCAAGATCTTCGACGTCAAGGATGTGGCACAACTCGCCCCCGGCCTTGAACTGACCAACACGACAGGCCGCAACAATACGACCACTTTGCGGGGCATCACTTTCGATCCCGATCAGGGGACTGGGCCAGCCGTCCAAGTCTATTACAACGAAATTCCTAGTGACGCCCAGACCGTCTACACTGCGATCTACGATATCAAGCAGATCGAAGTACTGCGCGGGCCACAGGGCCTGCTGCGTGGTCTTTCTGCCCCGGCTGGTGCAATTACCATCGCCACACGCCGCCCGAACTTCACCAAGCCGGAAGGCTACGCCGAGCTAACCGGCACCACCCGCGACGGCTATAACGCGCAGATGGGTGCGTCGCTGCCCTTCTCGGAAAAGTTTGCCATTCGAGTCGCCGCACTGGTCGATGGCAATCGACTAAACAACGTGACCAACATTCAGACTGGCCAGCGCTCACAGAGCCGCACCGAGAGCGGACGAATCACATTGGGCTGGAAGCCGACCGACAGTTTTACGGGCTACCTGACGTACCAGTATCTCGAAGCCGACAACCGTCAGTTCCAGCAGGTCATCGGTTCCGGAAACGCCCCATATAGCCAGTACTTCAACATCCCGGTTCCAGGAGTTGGCAACGTTCCCGCCCCTCTTGCGGGCGTATTCATTCCAGACACGACAATCCGTTCAGGGCCGGCGCTTACTACTGATGACTACGCCTCGGTGCAGGACGGCCGCTTCCGCAGCGTCAACAAGTCGCATCTGGTCAACCTCAACCTCGAATATGATCTCGGCGCGGCCACTGCGTCGTTTGTCGGGGCCTACCAGTCGAGCAACATCAAGACCGAGCGCGATCTGGACGTCACCAATGCCCTGCCGGGCTTTGTCCAGTATTCGAACGTTGATGTGCCGTACAAGGTGGCGACCGGTGAACTTCGCCTCAGCTCGAACAACACCGAGGGTCTGGGCTGGGGTCTGGGCGCGTTCTATACCAAGCAGACCGGGACGACTGTCGTAAACCAGGACGCTTCGCAGTTCTGGTATGCGGTCAACCCGAATGCGCTGGTCAACCTGCCATTCGCAGCGATCGGCCTGCCGAATGTTCCAGGCTTTACGCCGTTCCCGCTGCCAAACACGCTTGGCATCGCAACCCGCGTAAACGTACCTGTGTACAGCCAGACGTGGTCTTTCAATGCCAACCTGCGCTATCGCTCAGGACCGCTCTCGATTGAGGGCGGCGTGCGTTACTCCATCCTCAAAAACGTACAGACGACGCAGCTTACCCTGACTGGCGCCGTTCAGGATGGTCCGCGCGAGATTGTCCCCGTCAACCTGCAGCGCAACACCAACAAGCCGATCACCGGTGGCGTAAACATTTCCTACGCGATCATGCCTGACCTCAATGTGTTTGCTGCCTACGGCCATTCTTTCCGGGCGGGCAGCACGGGCGTTGCTCTGCCGAATGGCCTCTCGAATGACCTCATCCGCACCAACCCGGAAAAGAGCGATTCATTCGAAGCGGGCATCAAGGGCACCATATTCGATCGCCGGGTAAACTATGCGATTTCGGGCTACTACCAGAAGATCGACAACTTCCTGTCACGCTTCTCCGGGATCTATTATAACGCGCCTGCCAACCAGCCGCAGACCGGATTTTTCGACTTCAACTATAACGCTGATGCCACGATCAAGGGCGTTGAGGCCTCGTTCGACGGCCGCGTATCCGACAATTGGGATCTTGGCGTTTCGGCCGCCTACACCAAGGCGCGCTTCGACAACGCCCGTGTGCCTTGCACCGACTTTGCCGGGACCGGGGTGCCCAATCAAAACGGCACACCCAAGGTCACGGGCAATGGCAATGTCAGCTATTGCATCGCCAAGGGGCGTCTTGCCGAGGTTCCCGACTTCAGCCTGACTGCCAACACCGAATTGCGGCTGCCAATGGACAGCTTCACACCGTTCGTGCGCGCGCTGTTTACTTACCGGCCGGGCTTTGACTCGGAGCGAGCCCAGTTTACGTACCAGTCACGAGAACTACTGAACATGTTCGTCGGCGTGCGCACAAACGATGGCAAGTGGGAACTCGACGTATTTGCCCGCAATTTGCTCGATCAACGTCGCATCACCGTGCGCGGCCTTGGTCTCGGAACAGTCGACTCACTTATCGCCGGCACGTTCAATTCCGGCTACCGTCAGGTCAACATGACCAATCCGCGTGAATTCGGCGCTACGCTGAAGTTCAACTGGTAA
- a CDS encoding flavin-dependent monooxygenase, whose translation MSISAGTLDLVAAHAAEGRKARRISDKVVEALRADGFFRHFTPVSHGGLAGTPQDFFLDQIAIAERDMSTAWALGIVAVHNYQIAMMDAETQAEVFADGPDAMISSSYNPVGAKVERTEGGFLLSGRWGWSSGCLHCNWVLLGGMVAEEGHRTFLVPAGDYRIDDTWHTMGLQGTGSNDIVIDTPVFVPERRTHKQMDGFHGVHHQGSGVYDLPWAQVFIRVVNTSAIGAVRHAIALFRDRVGLNSTDMTKSAADPDVLERIARASNLAEECLAIMVSNFEAMEKASWKPSIEDRVRYRYQASLVADRCIEAMDLLMDVAGGRSVYLGSDFQDLWHDVRMSRAHVANNPVGFARNYASVLMGAENRDFFL comes from the coding sequence ATGTCGATCTCAGCAGGCACGCTCGATCTTGTTGCGGCTCATGCCGCAGAAGGGCGCAAGGCGCGGCGCATTTCGGACAAGGTGGTGGAAGCGCTGCGCGCGGATGGCTTCTTCCGGCACTTCACTCCGGTCAGCCACGGCGGGCTTGCAGGAACCCCGCAGGACTTCTTCCTCGACCAGATCGCCATTGCCGAGCGGGACATGAGCACGGCCTGGGCGCTGGGGATCGTTGCGGTTCACAACTATCAGATCGCGATGATGGACGCCGAAACGCAGGCCGAGGTCTTTGCCGATGGCCCAGATGCGATGATTTCGAGTTCCTACAATCCCGTGGGCGCGAAGGTTGAGCGCACCGAGGGAGGCTTCCTTCTCTCCGGGCGCTGGGGCTGGTCGAGCGGATGCCTCCACTGCAACTGGGTACTGCTGGGCGGGATGGTGGCCGAGGAAGGCCATCGCACATTCCTCGTGCCTGCAGGCGATTACCGCATCGACGACACCTGGCACACCATGGGCCTTCAGGGCACCGGATCGAACGATATCGTGATCGACACGCCGGTGTTCGTGCCCGAGCGCCGTACCCACAAGCAGATGGACGGCTTCCATGGTGTCCACCACCAAGGCAGCGGCGTCTATGACCTTCCGTGGGCGCAGGTCTTCATCCGCGTGGTCAATACGAGCGCGATTGGTGCGGTGCGCCACGCTATCGCGCTGTTCAGGGACCGCGTCGGCCTCAACTCCACCGACATGACCAAGTCGGCAGCGGACCCGGACGTGCTGGAACGCATCGCGCGTGCATCGAACCTCGCCGAGGAATGCCTGGCGATCATGGTCAGCAACTTCGAGGCGATGGAGAAGGCCAGCTGGAAGCCGAGCATCGAGGACCGCGTCCGCTATCGCTATCAGGCCAGCCTCGTGGCCGATCGCTGCATCGAGGCGATGGACCTGCTGATGGATGTCGCTGGTGGCCGCTCGGTCTATCTCGGCAGCGATTTTCAGGACCTGTGGCACGACGTGCGCATGTCGCGCGCGCACGTTGCCAACAACCCGGTCGGCTTCGCGCGCAACTATGCCAGCGTGCTGATGGGCGCAGAGAACCGCGACTTCTTCCTGTAA